One Pararge aegeria chromosome 1, ilParAegt1.1, whole genome shotgun sequence genomic region harbors:
- the LOC120623541 gene encoding trypsin-like isoform X1, which translates to MFLVRTAILCFYLNFCFAFVDKEQNGASVVKFKVNVDYNEPQEVQLKTSRRRHHDNKKALRIRNDHLLDRNRENLRIRGGNTTDTKNFPYIAAIIINGRLWCAGTIVDVNWVLTAAHCLNYVLHVAPMKTLGRYVKVRVGSAHPHEGGQLVDVAGAVRHPKFEEEPVPHADIALLKLAENLEFQRHINLIRIYDGMKEPYAQSFVSVTGWGATRGSDTAFRDHTPDLMTARLKVRTRGFCSDAYQLVSGFQFTPDFFCASLREGIRDACLFDAGAPAVQYNRLLGVMSFGPERCGHTTQPAVFIKAFYFRDFVKHTISSYKTTAELIEAMKDIDPVVRPPVHIRDDVEAVQNPEEVTQPDNRHD; encoded by the exons ATGTTTTTAGTCAGGACTgcgattttgtgtttttatttaaatttttgctttGCTTTTGTTGATAAGGAACAAAATGGCGCATCAGTAG TTAAATTCAAAGTGAACGTGGACTACAACGAGCCCCAAGAAGTTCAACTCAAAACCAGCAGACGTCGGCACCATGATAATAAGAAAGCTTTACGAATCCGAAACGACCATCTCCTGGACCGCAACAGGGAGAACTTGAGGATTCGCGGTGGAAATACCACCGATACTAAGAACTTTCCGTACATCGCTGCAATTATTATAAACGGAAGGCTTTGGTGCGCTGGCACCATTGTCGATGTTAACTGGGTGCTAACAGCTGCACATTGCTTGAACTA CGTCCTCCATGTTGCACCAATGAAAACCTTGGGCAGATACGTTAAAGTGCGGGTTGGCAGTGCACACCCGCACGAGGGAGGCCAGCTAGTGGATGTGGCGGGAGCTGTTAGACACCCTAAATTTGAAGAGGAACCAGTGCCGCACGCAGACATTGCGTTGTTGAAGCTTGCTGAAAATTTGG AATTCCAACGGCACATCAATTTGATCAGAATCTACGACGGGATGAAGGAGCCTTATGCACAGAGCTTCGTGTCTGTTACTGGCTGGGGAGCTACACGC GGATCAGACACGGCATTTAGAGATCACACACCGGATCTGATGACAGCGCGCCTCAAAGTACGTACCCGGGGATTTTGTAGCGACGCATACCAGCTCGTCAGCGGCTTCCAGTTTACGCCTGACTTCTTCTGCGCCTCTTTGAGGGAAGGTATCAGAGATGCGTGTTTG TTCGACGCCGGGGCCCCGGCTGTGCAATACAACCGCCTTCTGGGAGTGATGAGCTTTGGTCCAGAGCGCTGTGGGCACACGACTCAGCCGGCTGTATTTATCAAAGCGTTTTACTTTAG GGACTTCGTAAAGCACACGATATCGTCTTACAAAACAACAGCAGAACTGATTGAAGCTATGAAAGACATAGACCCCGTGGTGCGGCCGCCGGTGCATATACGCGATGATGTGGAAGCAGTTCAGAACCCAGAGGAAGTCACGCAGCCTGACAACAGGCACGATTGA
- the LOC120623541 gene encoding hypodermin-A-like isoform X2, whose translation MFLVRTAILCFYLNFCFAFVDKEQNGASVVKFKVNVDYNEPQEVQLKTSRRRHHDNKKALRIRNDHLLDRNRENLRIRGGNTTDTKNFPYIAAIIINGRLWCAGTIVDVNWVLTAAHCLNYVLHVAPMKTLGRYVKVRVGSAHPHEGGQLVDVAGAVRHPKFEEEPVPHADIALLKLAENLEFQRHINLIRIYDGMKEPYAQSFVSVTGWGATRGSDTAFRDHTPDLMTARLKFDAGAPAVQYNRLLGVMSFGPERCGHTTQPAVFIKAFYFRDFVKHTISSYKTTAELIEAMKDIDPVVRPPVHIRDDVEAVQNPEEVTQPDNRHD comes from the exons ATGTTTTTAGTCAGGACTgcgattttgtgtttttatttaaatttttgctttGCTTTTGTTGATAAGGAACAAAATGGCGCATCAGTAG TTAAATTCAAAGTGAACGTGGACTACAACGAGCCCCAAGAAGTTCAACTCAAAACCAGCAGACGTCGGCACCATGATAATAAGAAAGCTTTACGAATCCGAAACGACCATCTCCTGGACCGCAACAGGGAGAACTTGAGGATTCGCGGTGGAAATACCACCGATACTAAGAACTTTCCGTACATCGCTGCAATTATTATAAACGGAAGGCTTTGGTGCGCTGGCACCATTGTCGATGTTAACTGGGTGCTAACAGCTGCACATTGCTTGAACTA CGTCCTCCATGTTGCACCAATGAAAACCTTGGGCAGATACGTTAAAGTGCGGGTTGGCAGTGCACACCCGCACGAGGGAGGCCAGCTAGTGGATGTGGCGGGAGCTGTTAGACACCCTAAATTTGAAGAGGAACCAGTGCCGCACGCAGACATTGCGTTGTTGAAGCTTGCTGAAAATTTGG AATTCCAACGGCACATCAATTTGATCAGAATCTACGACGGGATGAAGGAGCCTTATGCACAGAGCTTCGTGTCTGTTACTGGCTGGGGAGCTACACGC GGATCAGACACGGCATTTAGAGATCACACACCGGATCTGATGACAGCGCGCCTCAAA TTCGACGCCGGGGCCCCGGCTGTGCAATACAACCGCCTTCTGGGAGTGATGAGCTTTGGTCCAGAGCGCTGTGGGCACACGACTCAGCCGGCTGTATTTATCAAAGCGTTTTACTTTAG GGACTTCGTAAAGCACACGATATCGTCTTACAAAACAACAGCAGAACTGATTGAAGCTATGAAAGACATAGACCCCGTGGTGCGGCCGCCGGTGCATATACGCGATGATGTGGAAGCAGTTCAGAACCCAGAGGAAGTCACGCAGCCTGACAACAGGCACGATTGA
- the LOC120623530 gene encoding solute carrier family 2, facilitated glucose transporter member 8-like yields MLGLLPLKWLARFQEGGIANQFFMALMVTIPVMNFGMLMGWQSPMTPILQAEDGPAPEPITDETISWMASITFFPPIFCGLFVGDLADRWGRKITTLLTSLALVISWAITLFSLSPWALITSRAVAGLACAGCYVVTPLYLKEVAADNIRGALGSLFILSQNLGYLLVYIAGDFFSFSAVMWLCTAIPVLHMLVFLAMPETPVFLVKQGKFQEARVALAWLRNTSVDDKNLEEEVQIMEREEEYAKSMKKASWKSLVQDKTTFKAFRIAVNVMLSQETCGYLVVLMYAGSIFEQASESISLKLSPNKQTIVVGAIQLLGSIVASCIVEKTGRKWLLAGTSFATGLSMLALGGWFYITSMSIWLPGWLPVVAMCLCIFADAAGYQPVPYVITSELFSFQHRGMVTSFVSSVDALSDFLQTKAYDPLLKLLGIHWVFIMFSLVCFIGTLYTVLYVPETKDRTLEEIYAILDGRQKEKRKDVEAGDEISRL; encoded by the exons ATGCTTGGGCTACTTCCTCTAAAATGGCTCGCAAGGTTTCAAGAGGGCGGTATCGCCAACCAATTCTTCATGGCACTAATGG TTACGATCCCGGTGATGAACTTCGGGATGCTCATGGGCTGGCAGTCACCTATGACGCCGATCCTGCAAGCGGAAGACGGACCGGCACCAGAACCAATCACAGACGAAACCATTTCCTGGATGGCTTCCATCACCTTTTTCCCGCCGATCTTCTGCGGTCTGTTCGTTGGCGACCTAGCTGACCGCTGGGGAAGGAAAATCACCACCTTACTTACCTCACTAGCGCTTGTG ATTAGCTGGGCCATCACTTTATTCTCCTTGAGTCCATGGGCTTTAATTACTTCAAGAGCGGTCGCTGGGCTTGCCTGTGCAGGCTGCTACGTTGTCACCCCTCTGTATTTAAAAGAG GTGGCAGCAGACAATATCCGGGGAGCACTAGGTTCCCTTTTCATCCTCTCACAGAACCTCGGCTACCTGCTGGTCTACATAGCCGGAGACTTCTTCTCGTTCTCAGCTGTCATGTGGCTCTGCACCGCCATACCGGTTCTACACATGTTAGTGTTTCTGGCTATGCCCGAAACGCCAGTATTTCTAGTCAAGCAAGGAAAGTTTCaa GAAGCCCGAGTCGCATTGGCGTGGTTAAGAAACACCTCCGTGGATGACAAAAACCTGGAAGAGGAGGTGCAAATAATGGAGAGAGAGGAGGAGTATGCCAAGTCTATGAAAAAGGCGTCTTGGAAAAGCCTAG TGCAAGACAAAACCACATTCAAGGCCTTCCGTATAGCAGTAAACGTTATGCTCTCGCAAGAAACTTGCGGTTACCTAGTCGTTCTAATGTACGCGGGGTCTATCTTCGAACAGGCTTCAGAGTCCATCAGCTTGAAGTTAAGTCCCAACAAGCAGACGATAGTAGTGGGCGCTATACAATTGCTGGGCTCTATTGTTGCCAGCTGCATCGTAGAGAAGACTGGGCGGAAG TGGCTTCTAGCAGGTACGTCATTTGCGACGGGTCTGTCGATGCTAGCTCTTGGAGGCTGGTTCTACATAACCTCCATGTCAATATGGCTGCCTGGCTGGTTGCCAGTAGTTGCTATGTGCCTTTGCATCTTCGCTGACGCCGCGGGATACCAACCTGTGCCATATGTGATAACGTCGGAGCTGTTTTCGTTTCAG CATCGCGGCATGGTAACATCCTTCGTGAGCAGCGTGGACGCGTTAAGCGACTTCCTCCAAACAAAAGCCTACGACCCCCTGCTGAAGCTCCTTGGAATCCATTGggttttcataatgttttccttaGTTTGTTTCATCGGTACACTGTACACTGTGTTATATGTACCAGAGACGAAAGACAGAACTCTTGAAGAAATTTACGCAATACTTGACGGAAGGCAGAAGGAGAAGAGGAAAGATGTGGAAGCTGGAGACGAGATTAGTAGATTATAG